The window ATCCTCTTTCCACAGTGAGATGGGTCCGTTACCGAGTGTGGTACTAGTTCTCACACGATACTTTCCCACACAGCACCCCTTCCCATGTTGcatcccccccaaacccctttctGACAAACTCCAGCACAAGCACAGGTTGTAGAAAGCTGAACATTTTATTGAATAGCCACAACAAATTAGACTAGCTGTGTGTAACTGTTTTGGGATGTATCTGTAAAAAGTACAGTTCTCTTTAAAACAGATTCGTGGAGTTTTTCTCCTTTGGTTAAGttgtttttctccagctttaaGCATTAGTCCTGTGTGAAGGTGGCTTCTTCATGCTTTTTCATAAACTCTTTTGCAGGTAACGTTATTCATGGTGCATTCCTGGAAAGGAAGGTAAATTTAATCAGCTTTTAACTCTCACTAAATGTTTGTTAGTCAGAAGGTAGAGAATTACTTATCCATTGGGAGCCAGTGTAagaaaaaatttgcttttctaCTCCTCTAAAACCAATTGCCAAAATAGTGAAACTCAAGTTTGAGAGCTTCAGAAACAGAAGTCTGAAATACAAGCACAGAACTGAAAGAACATTAAAGGACTGCTCCAGCCACCCCCAGGAGATTTCTAATCTCCTCTTAAAAACCTCTAAAGAAGGGTCCTAGGACTTCTATGGAGGGTGTTTGGACTCTGGAGCTGGGCATtagccttttttcctttcaccttttGCAGCTGTGGCTTGTCTTCTTCACACACGTGTGCACAACACatacccacacatacacacacacagagtcctaCACAGCTTTCAGACTTGTAGCTGCTGGTGTCAGCCTCTGCATGTTAGGCTCTGTCCTCATCTATTTTTCTGTTAGACCGACTCCATTTTGTTCAATTTTTCTTAatgaagttgtttttaaaaaccatttctaTTTATTCTCCTCTGGTCTTTATccaaagaaatttaaatattaaagttATGGACATACTATTTTTCTCTAGGGTAGGGCAGAACACTTCAGGAATTTCATGTATGTATATTGTTTTGTGGCATGTAGGAATCTCAGCTGCCTTTTATGAACACAGTTTTAGTCCCCTCCCAGATTCTTCAAAGTGTCTTTCCTAAAACTGGAGAGCAGTGCTGGGAAGCCCCAAACTGCAGGTGGGCCTCACTGGCACCAAGTCAAGCACAATACACTCTGACCAGATAACACCAACCAACAGAGCTTGGatacaggtttcttttttttgctataaCATCATATTATTGGCACAGTTGTGGATGATCCATAGCACGGTTCCCACAGATGGCTGTTGAGTCTCTACTGGAGATGAACAGGAGTATTTTGCATCAGCACAGAGCAGACGCACTTAACATGGGCTTTGCTAATGCTTCCTCTATACTGTTCAGGACTTAAAGATTCTGATATGTAAAAATTTCCCTCACAGGGacgttgtttttttctccctactcTTTCCTAACCATGTCTTGCTATGAAAGGAGAACAGGCACCTCCATACCATTCCATAAGTTTAATGGCATTTCAGTTTTAATACATACTCCAGGCTCATTCAGAGAGACTTCTCGCGAAGTGCACGGAGCCCTTTCAGATGCCTTCACTCGCTGTGTTTGAATCCAATGTAATACACCTGCCAAACATGAATTCTGTACAAGGAATTCAGTGATGAAGTAGCAAAAATGAACTCACCACCACCAGGTTCCCATCCACCACTTTTCTCTTTATGATAGTCTCTTTTCCGTCCCACTTCTGCACCTGGTTCAGTATGCCATTGTCTAGGGTTATGACgttctgccaaagaaaaaagaaaagcaaagtgtgGCTGTTTCATCAGGGTGCTCTGGGCTGAAGAGAAGACTGTCTCCATGTCCAAACAGCACTGACACACAAAGCCTCCATAGCACTCTTACCTTTGAAGGCAGCATTTCTACACTGGATGTCAAAATCACAACTCCGTCCTCCTGCTCCCACACCCCTTTTGAGAGAGGTATTTGGAAAGTGCTCGGTTTGGACTcacctttgtttttctgtcatctgCTGTGGTCTCATCAAACTCTTCACCCAGCTTGAAAGAGATCTCTGTATTTTTGAAGGTACTTTCTGTTTTGATGGTTATCACATCACCATTGATGCTAATAGTTACATTGGGCTTGGCCACACCAGCCATTTTCCTGGTAGCAAACCCCACACCTGTAAATAAGACAGGGCACtatgaaatttttatctttgctcaatgtttttctcttatttgttggggaaaaaaaaaaaagacttcagtgCTGATTTCCCTattactttctgaattttttattcATTCTATGTTGCAGAGGTTCTTTTTAACATCTCACTAGCTTGGTATGGTTATAGACCAAGCCGGGTGGGATGACACAAGGGAATTCTCTGCTCTGTCATTGTCAGAATAGCAAAAGCAATATTTTGAAGACTGAGACAAGATTTTAGTAGTAGATATTTGCACATACACTTGTTTGAAATAGCTGCAGTGGTTTGTACACTAACTTGTATGCTAACTGTATCTAAAAGTAAATAAGCAGAAATACATGACAGTTTCTAGGccacaaaatcaaacaaacaaacaaacaagaaaaaaaaaaaaaagaaagcactttttaTATTTATCAGTGGCCAGGGTGAATAAAAGGAAATGATTAAGAAATAGCTGGCAATGGTCACGTCCTGAGTAAAATCTGGGGTAAAGAGTAAGAGTGCAAGAGTCTCACTGAAAGCTGTCTGAATGCTGCATAAATCTCAGTAAGTATTTTACCCCTAATCTCCAAATAAACCCCTAGCTTTTTGGCATGTACTGATCCAATCAGTCCAAGTTACCCCATACCTCATCCCCACTAAAAGAATGTGGAATCCTTTTAAAGCCCAATTTTAATTCTAATCAAGAAGTCTACACCTTTAGAGAAGAGTGTTATCCCTCAAATCTTTTGCAAGTACCTGCATGAATCCATGCAATTTTCTTTAATACTCACCGGAGGCAGCTACAAAGTTTCATTCACTATAATAGCCATGACAATTAATTGGTCTCCTAGTCCAGTAGCAATATAAAGAAGTTTGGGTGTATTGCCTTTAGACATAGAGAAGCTTGCTGCATTCTAGCATTACACCGTTTTGTATGTCCAAGGATAAAAGCTAATTCACACAAAATATTGCAGTGACATGTTTTACTTCCATTTATAACACTACTAAGTAGGCACACATAGACTTGGCTTACCTGAAACTATTCCTCCCAATCAAAGTTATTCTACATTATAGGAATTTGACACCACTAATTCAAACAACCAAGTTTTCCAGTTTAAGACCATCTGGCCAAAATAGTTGGACTAAAACCCCCTTGGTAAACAGCATAACCAGAAAAAGCAAGTAAGGAATAAAGTTCAAAATCAGCATTCCTTCCCTGTCCCAGATACAACAACTCCAAATAACAATTCTCACCCAGCTCTTTCATATAGTCCTCAAAGTTTTCACTAGAAAGGAGCTTCCAGGTGCCCACAAACTGGTCACACATTT is drawn from Harpia harpyja isolate bHarHar1 chromosome 5, bHarHar1 primary haplotype, whole genome shotgun sequence and contains these coding sequences:
- the LOC128142478 gene encoding fatty acid-binding protein, adipocyte, with product MCDQFVGTWKLLSSENFEDYMKELGVGFATRKMAGVAKPNVTISINGDVITIKTESTFKNTEISFKLGEEFDETTADDRKTKNVITLDNGILNQVQKWDGKETIIKRKVVDGNLVVECTMNNVTCKRVYEKA